Below is a genomic region from Spartinivicinus marinus.
TAAAGGCAGCACTTGATTCATATTTCAGTTCAAAAGCCACTTCAGTAACGGTCATCCCAGCAATCATTAGCTCAATTGCTTTCAGCACTTTCAGCCGTTGTTTCCACTCACTAAAGCTCATTTGAGTCTGGTTGAGAAAAATCCGCCTAATAGTTCTAGCAGAAGCACCAAGCTGAGCCCCCCAGTCTTCTAGAGACTGACTATCGGTAGGATGCTGTAAAAGCCGATTTACTAATTTCGTCAACCGGCTGTCTTGTGGTACTGGCAAGTTAAGTGGTACTGACTCTGCGGACTTTAAACAATCATACAACACCAGCCATAGGTGTTTAGTAGCTTTATCTGCTTTCCCTTTAACTGGGATATTAGTGATGGCTAAAATCACCTCTCTTAATAAGGCTGCAACCTGAATAACACTGGTTGGGCGATTAAGTTTTTCGGACCAACGTTTAGCTATATATAAACTGCGAAACTTAGCCCCTGATAAAGTAAATATCTCATGATCTGTAAAAGGGGGTACCCAAACGCCTTGTTGTGGGGGAACCAGAAAAGTGCCAGCTTCAGTCTTAACACAAATAAGTCCTTCAACTGCAAATAAAAACTGTCCCCAAGGATGCTGATGGGATGCGACAAAGTGCTTGGGCGGCATATCTACAGACCGAGGCTCGACAAGCCATAGCATTTTTTTACAAATTGATGTACTAACGCTTGATTGGCGGCTCATAGCCAAAGTACTCACCTACAAAGCTTAACCTGCTTGATAAACTTGACCAAATCAATGAACTATATGGCAGTATTAATAAATTATGACAAACAAATATCCTTTATGCTAGTGGTCTATGCGTAAAGTTGGACAACCGTCTTCAAAGCCATTTATTTTCTGGGAAAGCGTTTTTTGCAGGCATAGCAGGCCTACCCCCATAAAAGGCAACACAGCCAAAAATAAATTGAGAAGAAGTTGTTACCTTATTTTGCCCATGTACCACTGGTCAGTGGTAGTTTATATGTAAAAGGCTTTAATACAAATGAATACATACCGCACGCCAAAAGTGTTTTTGATTTTATTATCTATTGCAATGCCATTATGCTTTTCTATCTGGCAGGTCCTATTGAATAACTTCAGCATTCAAGAAGCAGGCTTTACTGGAAGAGAAATTGGTATCTTACAAAGCTTAAGAGAAATACCTGGATTTCTTGCTTTTACAGCAGTATTTATCCTGCTAGCGATAAAAGAACAACGATTTGCCATTGTTTCTCTTGCAATACTTAGTATTGGTGTGGCTATTTCTGGATTGTTTCCAACAGAGTATGGTCTATATGCTACAACTGTGCTAATGAGTATTGGCTTTCATTATCTAGAAACGGTTAAACAATCTCTTGCCCTACAATGGCTAGATAAAGTATCTGCACCAGTATTTATGGGAAAGCTATTAGCTGCCAGCTCATTAAGTGCCTTAGCTGCTTATGGCTTAGTATGGTTATTAAGTTTATTTAACGTAGATTTTACAAATATCTATTTATTAGGCGGTAGTCTAGGACTAGTCATAGTCGCCTTTTTACTATTTTTTTTCCCATTATTTCCTGAAGAAATAGCTCAAAATAAAAAGCTAATATTAAGAAGGCGTTACTGGCTGTACTATCTGCTTACTTTTTTAAGTGGAGCAAGAAGACAAATTTTTATTGTATTTGCTGCTTTCATGATGGTAGAGAAATTTGGATATTCTGTAGCAGAAATTAGCATCTTATTCATGATTAATCATACAGCTAACCTGTATCTAGCACCACGTTTTGGAAAATTAATTCAACAGATTGGAGAGAAAAAAGCATTAACAATTGAGTACATCGGTTTGATATTGGTATTTACAGGGTACGGATTAGTCGAATCATCCGAAGTGGCAGCAACCCTTTATGTCATTGATCACCTGTTCTTTGCTATGGCCATTGCAATCAAAACTTACTTTCAAAAAATTGCAGACCCAGCTGATATTGCCTCTAGTGCTGGAGTAAGCTTCACCATTAACCATATAGCCGCTGTAGTCATTCCCGCTATTTTCGGAATAATTTGGTTGGTCAATCCTTCCTTGGTTTTTTATATTGGTGCATTAATCGCCTGCTTATCTTTAATAGTAACGCAGCTAATACCTAATAATCCAGAGCAAGGTAATGAAACATTTTTTTCTACTAAAAAGACTGCTGGCCAGCCAACTATTCGTTAAATCTATTGATTAACTAAAAAACACCAAGTGTTAGCTTTTGCTATCACTTGGCAAAATAATAGTAAACGTCGTTCCTTTTCCCAACTCACTTTTAACTGTGATCTCACCGTACAAAATCTGACTAACAATGCCATACGCTAAATATAATCCTAAACCTAGATGACCTTTACTTCCTCTTTTAGTTGTAAAAAATGGATCAAATATTTTTTCCAAATACGGCTTTGATATCCCTTTCCCATTATCTATAAATTGCAAAGTTGTTTTTTGCTCATTGCTAACCGCTGAAATTATAATTTTTTTACCTTCTACATCCTTACCAAATGCATGTATAATGCAGTTATCATATAGTATAGACAAAACATTCAATAGCTCACCAGGATAGCTATTTACCATAAGGTCCTTGTCAATAGTTGTTTCAAATATAATATCTTCTGATTTTTCTACAAATGAGCTAATAGATTCTTTTACAAGTTCATTAATCCCAAACCATACAGGGTGCCTCTGCTCATTGGTGACAATAGATCTCTTAATATTTTTTATCATATAGTCAGCTAAATCCAACTTATCCATAACAAGCTCAATATTCTTTTCACTTTTGTTAAGAAAGTCATAGATCAGCTCATAATTCCCTTCTTCTACTATTCTTACTTGTTTTTTTAGTTTATATATATTTCTTGCGACAGTAGAAGAAGCATTCATTGACTCACCAATATATAAATTCATTTCTCTGGTTAAACCAATAATAAGCATATCTAGCAGCTGACTTTTTTCTTTAACAATAGATACCTCTGCCTGACATTCTTGCTTATCAGTTTTTTGATCCGTTTTATTTTTATCTTCCAGAGTATGATCTGACTTACCTTTCAATTTTTCATGACGAGAAAAGCCCTTTTTATCTTCCTTGCTTATTTTTTGTTTATTAGATTTAGCATCCGATTTTAAATCACCCTCTTCTTTTATTTTATTTTCAGTAAACTTACCTAACTCTAAACTATCATTTTTGACTTCAGCTATAATCCTATATATTTTCCCTATCTCATCATGACGCTTTGTTGCTTCACCAACAATGAATTTTATATTATCATCGGCTACCGCACTTATTAACATATTAATCGGCTGAATTATTGTCTTGTTTAATGCCATCATGACTAAACTCAATATCAAGACAATAGCAACCAATAATAGTATAAAATAATTACGATATGCATCAGATTTTAACAGCATATCTTTCAGTTCTTTTTTTCCTGACACAGAAACAAATGTCTTGTATAGCTTTAGCGTTTGCATGAAATCATTAAATTTCGTGTCGAACTCAGTATTAACCCTAAGCGACAATCTATCTTCTTTTTTTGCATAGGTTACCATCATAACCATTTGCTTATATTCATTAAGCTTTTCTTTTATATTACTGATGAGCATAAATTCCTTTTCACTCAATTCATAATTTTTTTCAATATTAGCCAATTTAACTTGACTTATTTTAAAAGATTCAAGGTGAGACTTTTCTATGGAAATATTACGTAACAAAGTTAATAATAGCTCTTGTTGAACAGAAGACTGTGTTAGTGCAATTTCATCTATGACTTTATATTTTTGCAGGCTATCCGTTTCTATATGAATTAGCCTGATACGTTGTTGATAGGTATACCAAAAAGTACTGGCAGCAACAAACAGCATTGCCACTATACATATTAACGGTGGTAAAAAGGTTTTTATTTTGAGTGATTTTCTCTCAAGCCACTGGATTAGCATTTAGTTAATTCTTTTGATATATCCTATTTTTAGTATATTAGCTATTGCAATAATAGCGTTATTACACCAGCCTTTATAGATGTTATTGTAGCTGATAGCGAGTGCAGGTCTATTCCAAGGCTATACCCGTTGCATTGGGTATATATACAGGTCATTCACATTGCATTTCATATATTCATAGCTAGTATTATAGAACTGATGCCTATACTCTAAAATTTTAGGCTATTATATTATGGCTTCAGGTATATATTTGAAAGACTTATTTTTACGGCCATTTTTATTAGCTTTACTGCTGTTACCAGAATTAATTGCTGTGCTATATGCCAGTGATGATACTGGTTCTACTATTTGCTTCGAACCAGGCCATCCGTCTTTACAGCATTGGCTATTACCAGCTCTTTCTATGACTACAACAGCCACTGCTGTAGAACAATTACAGCTTGGCAAACTGTTATTTTTTGATCCTAGATTAAGCGCTAATGGTAATTTTGCTTGCTCTACCTGCCACAATCCCTCATTAGGCTGGAGTGATGGCTTAAAAACAGCGATTGGCCAACAAGGGGTAAGCTTAAACCGAGCAACCCCCTCACTGATTAATGTTGCTTATAATAAAGTTTTTATGTGGGATGGGCGTCAATCAAGCCTAGAAAGTCAAGTGTTGGGTGTGATGGGCGCAGAGCATGAAATGAATGCTGATTATGAAAAGCTACTAATTTTCCTCAATCAAAATCCTAAATACAGAGAATTATTTGCTAAAGCTTTTCCAGACAAGCATATCAACAAAGAAATACTGGCTGCCGCCATAGCTCAATTTGAACGTACTATTATTAGTAAGGGTACCCCCTTTGATCGCTGGATTACAGGTGACTCTACTGCTATGTCTACTGATCAGATAGCCGGTTTTCAGATTTTTATAAGTAAGACAAAAGGTAATTGTGCAAGCTGCCATCACCCTCCTAACTTTACTGATGATGGTTTCCATAATATTGGCTTGCAGTCTTTTGCCTCCCCTAATCCAGATTTAGGTCGTTATAACGTTAAACCCATAAAAATTTCAAAGGGTGCTTTTAAGACACCACCTCTTAGAGGAATTCGACTTACTGCCCCTTACTTTCATGATGGTTCAGCTGCTACTTTAGATAACGTGATAGAACACTATGCTCAAGGCGGAAAAGTACGCACCAACATAGACCCGGAAATGAAAAAACTATCATTATCCAAGATTGAAAAAAAACAGCTAAAATTGTTCCTGGAGGCACTCACCACAACAGCAGCTAGTTACCCCGTTCCCATTTTACCTTAGATGCATAATTTTAAAATGAAAGTATATAAACTAACTTGCTTTTCTATAGCACTTATCTACCCATTGCTACTTGTTGCCGATGTACATATTGTTGATCAGAAAAATAAAGAATTTAGTACTACAGAGCTTAGAGTAAAAGTAGGAGACGAAATTCGCTTTACTAACCAAGACCCATTCTTCCATAACATTTTTAGCTTATCTGATACTATGTTTTTCGATCTCGGTTCATATCCTCAGGGGGAGTTCAGGTCAATTAAAGTTAAACAATCTGGCGTCATTGAGGTAGAGTGTGCTATTCACCCAAGTATGAACATGAAAATTATAGTTGAAGAGTGATTAAGTTAATGATCACGTTAGTCACTAAAAGCTATAACCTACATATTCTTATACTAGCCTTAACAATTACTAGTTCTGTCTCTGGTGAATTAGCTAATGAACGGCAATTACAGTTTGGTGCTAAAATATTTCAACAACGCTGTGTTCTATGCCATGGTGATCATGGTATGGGTGAAGGATTGTTACCAATTATTGTAGCTAAGTACCCCTCTACAAATTTATTCAAAAAAAAAATTTATTAAAGACCCAAGTGATTTATCAAAAATACGTCGGTTGATTGCTGAGGGCAGCCTTATTAATGGCATTAGCGACTATATGCCACCATGGAAAGATGAACTTACCTGGAGTGAGTTAGAAGCTGTCACCCAATTTACCCAGTTTTTGTATTTTTCTCCTGATAAAGCATATCAATATATAAGTAGTGCTCCAAAAACAACCCCTACCGGCCAAAAACTCTTTATAACTCGTTGCAGTATGTGCCATGGTCGCTATGGTGAGGGTAATGGCAGGCTAGCTAAAGTTATTCGCAATCCTCCTCCTTATAATCTAACCAAAAGCACGGCTAATCGCGACTATCTACAACAAATCATTACAAGAGGTGGCGCTGCGATGAATCGCTCTAAACATATGCCGCCTTGGGGTAAAGAGCTAACAGAAACTGAGATCAATGCTATTATTCAATATCTTTTAATATTGAGAACCAACTGAAAGTCTATATATTTTAGTAAAATCGTGTACAAGCTTGTCAGCTTATTTTCAACTCTTTGAAAACAGTTTAAGGAGTAGGCCTTAACCACCGTAGACTTACTCCTACGCTTACTACTTAATCGTAATAGGATCAGCACTACCCATGCAATCAAATTTAGCTACATGTTCATTGCTTCCTAAAGTGACTGGGGTACCTGCATCGGCATCCCATTGGAAGCCACAGATTTGATCATTAATAGTGGCTGAAATTTCCTTACCAATTATTTTCATTAGATCTGCATAGCCAGCACAATCAAACTTTGCTACATGTTCATTTTCCTCCAGAGTTAATGGAGTACCTTTATCAACATCCCATTGTAAACCACAACCAGAGCCGTGAATATTCGTATAGACTTTATTCCCCATAATAAACATTGGGTCTGCATTACCTTCGCAATCAAACTTTGCTACATGCTCATTTCTGCTAATGGTCATTGGAGTGCCTGCGTTTATATCCCACTCAAGGCCACACTGCTTGCCGCCAATATTGACATAAATTGATTTTGCCTCAATGGGTCCTATGAGTGGCAGACCATCTAATCCCCAATGATCATCTGTCATTATTCCTAAAAAGTTTAAAATTGTAGGCACAATATATGTTTGTGCAGGTTCTTTATAAAGGCCATCAAAACTATTATTTGGTACAGCTGTATAGTTTTTATATTGGTAATGTAGAGGCTTATTACTTGCTATAAATATTGTCTTTTCCTTTTTGGTTTGCCCCCCATGCCCTTTTCCTGCTAAATTACGACCATGATCGGTGGTTACCAATACCAGCCAGTTTTCACTAAACTGTTGCTCTCTAAATGCTACTGCGTCAAGCAATAAACCCAACCGTCGATCAGAACGAACTATTGAGTCATCATACGCTTGGCCATGCCCATGACTATGCCCAGCAGCATCAGGCTCATCTAAATGTAAAAAAATAAAATCAGGAAAGTCATTTTCAAGCACATTCAGTGTTCTATTCAAATTATCATCATCACTTCCTCCTTCAGCATGTGCTGTTAAAACTTCCATATCTCTTGCAAAAAACTGACTGTGAATAGGCCCCCATGTACTATACCCATATATTTTTGCTTGTGGATTAGCATTATAAATATGCCGGTAAATACTAGGCCAATTATTATTTGCAGCGCCATCGGTATTACTAGATATATTATGTTTATTCTTCCATACACCAGTCATTATTGTAGACCACCCAGGCCCACTGACGGTTCTTTGCTGTGTTTTCTGCCATTGCACGCCACCAGCATATGCCTTAATTAAATTTAAACGATCAAATGCAGGTGTATTAAGAGCTAAAATTCGCTCATATTGGACACCATCAATCCCTACCAGCAATACTTTTTCTGATGCCCCCAAACTCGTAGCGATAAAAAGCAATAGCGTCATTAACCAGCAAGATCTTATTTTTATTTTTTTATCCATTATCAGTACTCTTTCATTTAATTATTAGTTATGCTTACTTTTCTTTAGAATTAACTTACATGTCCATAGCAAGCCAAGCTTCATAAACATCTGCTTTACACCGCAAGCATAACGAAAATTTATGTATATATTATTGCCTATAGGCTACAAACAAATCCGACAGTTAATAAACAGGATTAGTAATTATTTACTTTTCGTGTTATATAATCTAGTTAGCACTTTTCTACCTTTTATAGTATTGACAACAACTGATGTAAGGAACTGAGTAATGCCATACGTCACCATTAAAAGCCGACAAATACACTATCAAGACCATGGTACTGGCTTTCCCATACTATTTGGGCACAGTTATTTGTGGGATTCAAACATGTGGAAGCCACAAATTGAAGAACTGTCAAAAAGCTATCGTTGTATAGTTCCTGACCTTTGGAGTCATGGTTTATCAGATTCACCTGCAAACTCTCCTTATAGCATTGCTCAAATGGCTGAAGATTACTGGTTACTCACTAAAGAGCTTGGCCTAGAACACTTTGCTATTGTAGGTTTATCCGTTGGAGGCATGTGGGGCTGTCAACTGGCACTCAGCCATCCAGAGGCTGTAGCTGCTTTAGTAATGATGGACACATTTGTAGGCGAAGAACCTGAAGAAACCCATAACCGCTATTTTGGAATGCTGGATATGGTTGATCAAGTAGGCGCAATTCCACCACCTCTGCAAGAATCAATTATACCTTTATTCTTTGCTTCCAATACTATTCAAAATAACCCAGAGTTAGTTAGTCAGTTTAAAAGTGACTTAACCACTCTCCCTACTGAGCAGATTCCTGGAGTAGTAGGCATTGGTCGAGGAATATTTTCTCGCAGCTCTTTATTGAGCCAGCTCAATCAAATAAGTATGCCAATACTAATCGTGGTTGGAGAAGAAGATAATGCCAGGCCTCCTCATGAGGCAAAACAAATGGCAGAAATGATTCCACAAGCCCAATTAGAAGTTATTGAAAATGCAGGGCATATAAGTAATTTAGAGCAACCAACTCAAGTAAATAAACTACTGAGCCAATTTTTATCTACGGCAATAGGTACAAGAAAATAAAAAGAAACCTTATTTACAAGGAAGTAAATACAAACTCTTATTAACCTATAATTACCTATTTGTAATTGTGAGTATTTACAACGCTTTATTAATTCATTTCTAAGCTGTATATTGGTTACCTATATTTTTAAAAAAACTGCTTTCTATCAAGCACAACCTATTACTAGTTGATAAATTTACATTAAGCAATAAATAGGCAATACCCACAAGAATGGAAAATAAAAATTATCAACTTAAATACTATAACTTAAATAATTTTGAAACCATCCCTCAGCTACAAGCGCTTAGTGATGAACAAAAGCATGCTATTCGTGTAGTCGGCCATGTATTACCATTTCGTACCAATAATTATGTTATCAACGAATTGATAGACTGGAATAATATTCCCGAAGATCCAATGTTTCAGCTATCCTTCCTGCAACACGATTTTCTAACCAGCGAGCAATTTAATCAAGTTGCCAGCGCGATTCACCAAACAGATCATCCAGACAAGTTGCAGCATGCCATTAACAAAGTCAGGGCTCAACTAAACCCTCATCCAGCAGGACAGTTAGCCCACAATGTGCCACTATTAGCTGGTACCCCCGTTCCTGGGCTTCAACATAAATATAGAGAAACCGCATTAATCTTTCCTGCTGCTGGACAAACCTGCTTTACTTACTGCACTTTCTGTTTTCGTTGGCCTCAGTTCATTGGGGATAAACAACTTAAATTTGCTACCAATCACGGCCAACTTTTTTTTCGATATTTACAGCACCATCAAGAAATAACGGATGTACTTATTACGGGTGGTGACCCCATGATAATGTCTGCTCGCCATTTCGATAAGCTAATTACTCCTTTGCTTAGCGATGATTACAAACATATTCAGAATATACGTATTGGTAGCAAGGTATTATCATTTTGGCCCTATCGTTTTATTACTGACCAAGATGCAGACCAGTATCTGCGTATTTTTGAAAAAGTAAATAAGTCAGGTAAACATCTTGCTTTTATGGCTCACTTTAATCATTGGCGAGAGCTAGATACTAAAGCGACTCATGAAGCTGTACAACGGATTTTAACAACCGGAACAAGTATTCGGTGCCAGTCGCCCTTACTTCGCAAAATAAACGATGACCCCAACATTTGGCAACAGATGTGGCAAACACAAGTAAAGCTTGGAATGATCCCTTACTATATGTTTATCGAGCGTGATACTGGGCCAAAATCTTACTATGAAATACCATTAGTAAAAGCTTATGAAATTTTTAGGCAAGCCTACCAAAAAACATCTGGACTCGCTAGAACAGTAAGAGGCCCCTCTATGTCAGCAGCACCAGGCAAAATCACAGTGGAAGGAATAGAGGAAGTCGCAGGAGAAAAAGTGATTCAATTAAAATTTCTTCAAAGTCGCAATCCAGAATGGTGTAATAGGATTTTCTATGCGAAATACGACAAAAGTGCATGCTGGCTGGATGAGTTAGTTCCAGCTTTTGGTAAAAAGGTATTCTTTTTTGAAGCAGAACTATTAGAGTCAACACTAAATGTTATTAATAACAAGGATGAAATAGATGTTACCCCAATTAGTTTGCCTTACTAAAGCCCTACAGAATCTAAACATTCCATACTCTCTGTTAGATCCAGAAGGTAACTTAATTAGAGTAGAACTGCTTAGTCATGGTTACTTATTTCAAAGTAGCCGTACGCCTTTTAATTCAGAGTCTGTAGCACAAATCTGTTTAGATAAAGAGCACACTTACCATATACTAAAAAACATTATCAATATACCTAAAACAACTGGTTTTATCGATTATCAACGGGCTTCAGAATACCCACAATATACAAACTTTAACAGCTTAGATAAGATAGTTGAAGCAATTGAAAGTCAATTCACATACCCCATGGTAGTCAAAAGGAATAGAGGTGCGCTATCCAAAAATGTTTTTCTTTGCCAACATAAAATAGAGCTAATTAATGCATTGCATAATATTTATAATAGAAAATCACTAGATTATGACTATGTAGCCTTAGCACAACAGTTCATAAATACCAAGCATGAATACAGAGCTATTTTTTTTAAAAGAGAACTAGTCTTAGCTTACGAGCGATATACTGATCAAGCGGGTTTTAAAGCTAGTTATTGGAATTTACCAGGTGGGTGTTCGAAACACATAACTGATAGCCACTTATTAAATGAACTGCAAACTTTTGTTGAACCGGTCTTCCAACATATTCCAGCTGAAATGGTAGGTGTAGATATAATCAAGGATACATCGAATAATCTTTTTTTAGTCGAATTGAATTCAGGGCCTAAGTTTAATCACTTCATTCAATTTAATGGTGAAGAGTTAATTATTGAAATGTATAAAACAATTTTCAAAAAACTAATAAATACAACCGATTATAAAAAAGCAATATAAATCATTTTTCATTGGTAAATAAGAGCATGGCGAAATGCACTCTATATGCTGTATGCTTCCTACAATGCTCTTAACCTATTGTCTTAACCTGTTTGCTTTAACCAGCGATGAGTAAATCATAATGGTTCTATTTATGCCAGAACTGCTCTATATAAAAAGCATATGTTTTGGGTTTGTCCCACATATTTAATAAGCTTACTCGGCTTTGTCATCACAACGTCATTCTGACCAACAACTTTAGATGCCCTCAATAGGTAAGTATACTTTAAAGCAACTACCTTTTCCTAATACACTACTTAATTCAATAGTACCATTATGGGCTGTTACAATAGCTTTAGCCAGACATAATCCAAGCCCCATTCCCGGTTCGGTTCTACTTTGGTCTGCACGATATAAACGCTCAAATATATGTGGAATATCTTCTTCAGCAATACCAACTCCTGAATCTTGTACTTCCAGCACAATATGGAATTGGCAGGTTCTTACTGTTACCCAAACCTTACCATTAGTAGGCGTATATTTAATAGCATTATCCAGTAAATTACCAATCACTTGAAATAAGCGAACTTTATCAGCCTGAATAAAACAGTCTTGATCAATGGAAGAAAGCAGTTCTACCGTTTTTTCTTCAGCAACAAATTGGTATAAATCCAAACTTTCAAACACCAGTTTGCTAAAATCTATATTTTCAATATGCAGTTTTAAAAGACCACTTTCAACTTCAGTAATATCCATAAGCACATTTAATAAGGACTCAATACGCTCGCCTTCTTCTGCACAATCGAGAAGCGCTTCTTTCATCTGAGCTGGATTCTGATCAGTAAGTGCCGATTCAAGACTTAATCGCATGCGAGCAAGCGGCGTTCGCACATCATGCGCTACTGCATCGAGCGACTGCTGCATATTATTAATCAACCTTTCAATTTGCGATAGCATCTGATTAAATAG
It encodes:
- a CDS encoding AraC family transcriptional regulator, producing the protein MSRQSSVSTSICKKMLWLVEPRSVDMPPKHFVASHQHPWGQFLFAVEGLICVKTEAGTFLVPPQQGVWVPPFTDHEIFTLSGAKFRSLYIAKRWSEKLNRPTSVIQVAALLREVILAITNIPVKGKADKATKHLWLVLYDCLKSAESVPLNLPVPQDSRLTKLVNRLLQHPTDSQSLEDWGAQLGASARTIRRIFLNQTQMSFSEWKQRLKVLKAIELMIAGMTVTEVAFELKYESSAAFINMFKRQMGVSPKSYLTQMLHCSVASPK
- a CDS encoding MFS transporter yields the protein MNTYRTPKVFLILLSIAMPLCFSIWQVLLNNFSIQEAGFTGREIGILQSLREIPGFLAFTAVFILLAIKEQRFAIVSLAILSIGVAISGLFPTEYGLYATTVLMSIGFHYLETVKQSLALQWLDKVSAPVFMGKLLAASSLSALAAYGLVWLLSLFNVDFTNIYLLGGSLGLVIVAFLLFFFPLFPEEIAQNKKLILRRRYWLYYLLTFLSGARRQIFIVFAAFMMVEKFGYSVAEISILFMINHTANLYLAPRFGKLIQQIGEKKALTIEYIGLILVFTGYGLVESSEVAATLYVIDHLFFAMAIAIKTYFQKIADPADIASSAGVSFTINHIAAVVIPAIFGIIWLVNPSLVFYIGALIACLSLIVTQLIPNNPEQGNETFFSTKKTAGQPTIR
- a CDS encoding sensor histidine kinase; translation: MLIQWLERKSLKIKTFLPPLICIVAMLFVAASTFWYTYQQRIRLIHIETDSLQKYKVIDEIALTQSSVQQELLLTLLRNISIEKSHLESFKISQVKLANIEKNYELSEKEFMLISNIKEKLNEYKQMVMMVTYAKKEDRLSLRVNTEFDTKFNDFMQTLKLYKTFVSVSGKKELKDMLLKSDAYRNYFILLLVAIVLILSLVMMALNKTIIQPINMLISAVADDNIKFIVGEATKRHDEIGKIYRIIAEVKNDSLELGKFTENKIKEEGDLKSDAKSNKQKISKEDKKGFSRHEKLKGKSDHTLEDKNKTDQKTDKQECQAEVSIVKEKSQLLDMLIIGLTREMNLYIGESMNASSTVARNIYKLKKQVRIVEEGNYELIYDFLNKSEKNIELVMDKLDLADYMIKNIKRSIVTNEQRHPVWFGINELVKESISSFVEKSEDIIFETTIDKDLMVNSYPGELLNVLSILYDNCIIHAFGKDVEGKKIIISAVSNEQKTTLQFIDNGKGISKPYLEKIFDPFFTTKRGSKGHLGLGLYLAYGIVSQILYGEITVKSELGKGTTFTIILPSDSKS
- a CDS encoding cytochrome-c peroxidase; the encoded protein is MASGIYLKDLFLRPFLLALLLLPELIAVLYASDDTGSTICFEPGHPSLQHWLLPALSMTTTATAVEQLQLGKLLFFDPRLSANGNFACSTCHNPSLGWSDGLKTAIGQQGVSLNRATPSLINVAYNKVFMWDGRQSSLESQVLGVMGAEHEMNADYEKLLIFLNQNPKYRELFAKAFPDKHINKEILAAAIAQFERTIISKGTPFDRWITGDSTAMSTDQIAGFQIFISKTKGNCASCHHPPNFTDDGFHNIGLQSFASPNPDLGRYNVKPIKISKGAFKTPPLRGIRLTAPYFHDGSAATLDNVIEHYAQGGKVRTNIDPEMKKLSLSKIEKKQLKLFLEALTTTAASYPVPILP
- a CDS encoding plastocyanin/azurin family copper-binding protein, which gives rise to MKVYKLTCFSIALIYPLLLVADVHIVDQKNKEFSTTELRVKVGDEIRFTNQDPFFHNIFSLSDTMFFDLGSYPQGEFRSIKVKQSGVIEVECAIHPSMNMKIIVEE
- a CDS encoding c-type cytochrome, with amino-acid sequence MITLVTKSYNLHILILALTITSSVSGELANERQLQFGAKIFQQRCVLCHGDHGMGEGLLPIIVAKYPSTNLFKKKIY
- a CDS encoding c-type cytochrome, with product MPPWKDELTWSELEAVTQFTQFLYFSPDKAYQYISSAPKTTPTGQKLFITRCSMCHGRYGEGNGRLAKVIRNPPPYNLTKSTANRDYLQQIITRGGAAMNRSKHMPPWGKELTETEINAIIQYLLILRTN
- a CDS encoding alkaline phosphatase family protein gives rise to the protein MDKKIKIRSCWLMTLLLFIATSLGASEKVLLVGIDGVQYERILALNTPAFDRLNLIKAYAGGVQWQKTQQRTVSGPGWSTIMTGVWKNKHNISSNTDGAANNNWPSIYRHIYNANPQAKIYGYSTWGPIHSQFFARDMEVLTAHAEGGSDDDNLNRTLNVLENDFPDFIFLHLDEPDAAGHSHGHGQAYDDSIVRSDRRLGLLLDAVAFREQQFSENWLVLVTTDHGRNLAGKGHGGQTKKEKTIFIASNKPLHYQYKNYTAVPNNSFDGLYKEPAQTYIVPTILNFLGIMTDDHWGLDGLPLIGPIEAKSIYVNIGGKQCGLEWDINAGTPMTISRNEHVAKFDCEGNADPMFIMGNKVYTNIHGSGCGLQWDVDKGTPLTLEENEHVAKFDCAGYADLMKIIGKEISATINDQICGFQWDADAGTPVTLGSNEHVAKFDCMGSADPITIK
- a CDS encoding alpha/beta fold hydrolase — its product is MPYVTIKSRQIHYQDHGTGFPILFGHSYLWDSNMWKPQIEELSKSYRCIVPDLWSHGLSDSPANSPYSIAQMAEDYWLLTKELGLEHFAIVGLSVGGMWGCQLALSHPEAVAALVMMDTFVGEEPEETHNRYFGMLDMVDQVGAIPPPLQESIIPLFFASNTIQNNPELVSQFKSDLTTLPTEQIPGVVGIGRGIFSRSSLLSQLNQISMPILIVVGEEDNARPPHEAKQMAEMIPQAQLEVIENAGHISNLEQPTQVNKLLSQFLSTAIGTRK
- a CDS encoding KamA family radical SAM protein produces the protein MENKNYQLKYYNLNNFETIPQLQALSDEQKHAIRVVGHVLPFRTNNYVINELIDWNNIPEDPMFQLSFLQHDFLTSEQFNQVASAIHQTDHPDKLQHAINKVRAQLNPHPAGQLAHNVPLLAGTPVPGLQHKYRETALIFPAAGQTCFTYCTFCFRWPQFIGDKQLKFATNHGQLFFRYLQHHQEITDVLITGGDPMIMSARHFDKLITPLLSDDYKHIQNIRIGSKVLSFWPYRFITDQDADQYLRIFEKVNKSGKHLAFMAHFNHWRELDTKATHEAVQRILTTGTSIRCQSPLLRKINDDPNIWQQMWQTQVKLGMIPYYMFIERDTGPKSYYEIPLVKAYEIFRQAYQKTSGLARTVRGPSMSAAPGKITVEGIEEVAGEKVIQLKFLQSRNPEWCNRIFYAKYDKSACWLDELVPAFGKKVFFFEAELLESTLNVINNKDEIDVTPISLPY